The DNA sequence GCTAACCATATCCACCAGAGTGAGTTAATTACCTCCAGGTTTCAGCATGAAGATCGGAGGGATATTGGCGTAGGGGCTGTTTGGCTAAACAACAAAATTGAGTGTCCACTATTTCAGGACTTGACACCGGAGGGGGAAAACCCGACATCAGGATGAGAGACCGCGTTCCGAGGAGCGGACAAAATTGACGAAGATTTGCTGCTCGGGAGTTAGGGAGGGCCAGGATCCCACGAGTTCCAAAGCCTGGGAAACGTTCAGGCCCTGACGGTAGAAGACGCGGTAGATCTGCTTGATGGCAGCCAGGCTCTCGCTGGAATAACCTTTGCGCAGCAGGCCCACGCTGTTCAGGCCGGCGGTTTTATAAGGATTGCCCATGCCCCGGGTGTAGGGGGCGATGTCCTTTTTTACGGCGGAAGCGCCTCCCACAAAGGCGTGGGTGCCGATGTGGACGAACTGGTGCACGGCGGTGAGTCCGCCGATGCTGGCGAAATCGCCGATCACCAGATGCCCCGCCAATTGCACGGTGTTGGCGATCACGCAGCCGGAGCCGACCTGGCAGTTGTGGGCCACGTGCACGTATTCCATCAGCAGGTTGTCGTCACCCACGCGGGTAAGTTCCTCAGGGTTGTTGCTGCGGTTGATGGTTACGAACTCGCGGATCACATTGCGGTGGCCGATGCTGAGGCCGGTCATGTCCCCGCTGTATTTGAGGTCCTGGGGGTCGGTGCCGATCACGGCGTAGGGAAAGATCTGATTTTCGTCTCCGATCCGCGCCTGGCCCATCACGATCACGTGGGAGTGAAGTATGTTGCCACGGCCCAAGATCGCTTCCGGCCCGATCTGGCAATGAGGCCCGATCTCGCAGTCCGCGCCGATCTCGGCTCCGGGGTGGATGATGGCCGTGGGGTGGATGGAGCTCATGACCCTTTTTTCTGCAGCAGGGCCAAAAAATCCCCTTCGGCCACTTTCTCGTCGCCCACGTAGGCGTCGCCGTGCATCTTGGAGAGGCTGCGTTTGAGGGAGATGACTTTCAGCTCGTAGCGCAGGGTGTCGCCGGGCAGCACCGGTCTGCGGAACTTCACATTGTCGATGGAGGCGAAATAAGCCACCCACTGGGAGGGATCGTCCATCTGGCGCAGCAGGATGATGCCGCCGGTCTGGGCCATGCCCTCCACGATCAGCACCCCGGGCATGATGGGATGGCCGGGAAAATGGCCCTGGAAGAAGGGTTCGTTGATGGTCACGTTTTTGATGCCGGTGATGGCTTCGCCGGGTTTGAGGTCGATGATCCTGTCCACCAGAAGGAAGGGATAGCGGTGGGGGATGATGCTCATGATGGCATTGACGTCGAAGACCAAGTCCTTGCTGTGATCCTTTTGATATTTCTTTTTCAAATCTTGTTTCAGCTGGATCTGGCGGAGTTTTTTCACCAGCTCCACATTGGTTTTATGTCCGCTGCGGGCGGCCAGGATGTGGCCGCGGATGGGCATGCCCAGCAGGGCCATGTCGCCGATCAGGTCCACCACTTTATGGCGCACAAACTCGTTCTGATACCGCAGCGGATGGCTGTTCAGGATTCCCGCGGGCGAAACCGTGATGGGCACGTGATAGGCAAAAACCTCGCGCAGATGCTCCAGTTCAGCGGCGCTCATGTCCGGCTCCGCGATCACCAGCGCGTTGTCCAGCGATCCACCTTTGATCAGGCCCTGTTCCTTGAGCTGGAGGATCTCGTTGATGAAGCAGAAGGTGCGCGCCCCGGCAAAATCCCGCTCGAAGTGCCTGAGGTTTGGCAGAAAAGTGTATTGGGTATTCAGATGCGGGTGCTTGTAGTCGATCATGAAGGTAACCTTCAGCTCGTTGGAAGGCACCACCACCACGTCCACATTCTCTTCCGGACAGGAATAGCTGATCGCCTCGTCAAATTCGAAATAGACGCGTTCCGAATCCTGTTCTTCGTAGCCGGCCTCTTTCAGCAAGGTCACGAAAACCAGGGGGGAACCGTCACCCACCGGCACTTCCGGGCCGTCTATCTCGATGCGGATGTTGTCGATCATGAGGCCTTTGATGGCCGCCAGAACATGCTCGATGGTGCCAACGGTCACGCCGTTCAGGCCGATCGTGGTGCCCCGCGAAATATCCACCACGTGGTCGATGTCCGCCGGGATCTCCGGTTTGGCGGGCAGATCGGTGCGGATGAAGACGATGCCCTCATCCTTGCCGGCCGGCTGGAAGCGGATGGTGGAGATCTCTCCGGAATGCAGGCCGATGCCGGAGTACGTTACTTCCGATCTGATCGTGTGCTTGAATTCTGCCATGGCTCAGTCCTCATCATTTTTTATCTGTTTTCGGTAGTGCCCGTAGATCTCGGGCAATTTTCTTTGAAGGGCCAGAATGCGTTTGTAGATATTGGCATCGATGGCTGGCGTGCCCCAATACAGACCGTCGGCGGGAAGGTCGTGGGTAACGCCGCCCTGGGCGCCAACCATGGCGCGGTCGCCAATGCTCAGATGCCCGGCGGAGCCGGATTTGCCGGCCATGTAAACGTGATCGCCCAGCACCGTGCTGCCGGCCAGGCCCACCTGCGCGCAGAGAATGCAGTGTTTGCCGATCCGGCAATTGTGGCCGATCTGCACCAGGTTGTCGATCTTTGTTCCCTCGCCGATGCTGGTGGGGCCAAGGGTTCCCCTGTCCACGGCGGTATTGGCGCCTATCTCCACCCTGTCACCGATCACCACGTTGCCCACCTGGGGAATCTTTTGCTGAACTCCATCCTCCAGAACGAAGCCAAACCCGTCCGCCCCGATCACCGCTCCGCTGTGAATGATGCAATCGGCCCCGATCACGCTGCGGGGGTAGAGCGTAACCCGGGGATAGAGCCAGGTATTTTGGCCAACGGTGGTTTGGGGTCCGATCGCGCAGTGCGCTTCGATAACCGCTCCGGTGCCGATCCGGCAGTTTGGGCCGAGCACGCAAAACGCGCCGATATGGGCATCAGCCCCGATCTCAGCTCCGGGGCAGACCACCGCAGTGGGATGAATGCCCGGGGGCGGTTTTTCCGCGGAACTTTCCAGCCACCAGCTCAGCAGCTTCAGCATGGCCAAACCCGGCCTGGGGTGCAGCAGCAGATTCCGGCCTGGAAGTTGCGGCGCCTGGTCCGGCGCGCAGATGATCAGGCCGGCCTGGGAGTCCCGCACGGTTTGAAAAAAGCGGGGCTGCTCACAGTAAACAACACTATCCGCCGCCGCTTCAGCGGGATCGGCCACGCTGGCGGCCTGCAGCTTGTCAGAGCCCCTGTATTCGCCTCCGCAGATTGCCTGGATCTCTGCTCCGGAAAGGGCGGAAGCGAATTTCCTCATGGTTTGAATTCGGGGAAATCTTCTTGTTTTGGTTCTTCGGTCTTGAAAGGATCCTCGGGCTCGACCTCGTTTTGCAGCAGGCCTCCGTCAGTGGGTGCCAGAGTGTCTTTGTTCAGCTCCAGCAGGATCTGTTCCGTGAGGTCCAGCGCCGGCAGGGCGTAGAGCACCATGCCCATGCTCACGTCGAAGATCATGGTGTATTTCTCGTCTTCGGCGGTTTTCATGATCAGGTTGTGGATCTTCAGGGTAAGGGGGTCGATCAGTTCGCGGTAACGCTGTTCAGCCTTTCCGCCTTCGCCGAAGTATTCTTCCAGCAGGCGTCCGGCCTCGGCTTTTTTCGCGTCTATCCTGGTCTGGGCGTCGCGTTTGGCAGCTTCGGTCTTGGTGAGCTTGTCGATCTCGAAGTTGCGTTCCATCTGCTTGATCTCATCGTCAAGCTGCTTGACCTGGTTGGTCCAGTTCTGCTTGTCCAGGTTAAAGAGGCGCGAGATCTCCGCCGCTTCGTTGCTTTCCAGCAGCAGGCGGTCGGTGTTCACATAGCCCAGTTTGATCTCGGCCGCAAAACCGAGCGAGACCAGCCCAAGGCTGATCAGCAATATCAGGGTTTTCTTCATTTTATCTCCAAAATGTCTTTAAATTCATTCCCCGGGGGAAAAGGCCACGTCGAGGAACTTGACGGCACGCACGTCGTCCACCCTGCGCACCGGCGTGGTGAGCGGGGCATCATGAAGTAATTCCGGGTTCTCGCGGCATTCCTGCGCTATTTCCAGCATCGCGGCAGCGAAGGCGTCCAGGGATTCCTTGCTCTCGGTCTCCGTGGGCTCGATCATCATGGCCTCGGGCACGATCAGCGGGAAATACACCGTGGGGGCGTGAAAACCTTTGTCCAGCAGTCTTTTGGCAATGTCCAGAGTGCTCACTCCAAACTCCTTTTTCTGCCAGAGAGAATCCGCCACGAACTCGTGCATGCAGGGTTCCGTGTGTTGGATGTGATAGTGGTCTTTCAGCAGGGCCATCAGGTAGTTGGCGTTGATCACGGCGTTTTCTGCCACCCGTTTCAGGCCTTCCGCGCCCAGCATTTTGATGTAGATGTAGGCGCGCAGCAGCACGGCGAAATTGCCATAACAGGTGTGCACCTTGCCGATGGAGGTTGCGGTGTGGCTGTAGTCCAGGAAATAGCCGTCGTCATTTTTACCGATCAGCGGCACGGGAAGGTAAGGCGCCAGTTTTTCCACCACGCCCACGGGCCCGCTGCCCGGTCCGCCGCCGCCGTGTGGCGTGGCGAAAGTCTTGTGCAGATTGAAGTGCATCACGTCGAAGCCGATCTTGCCCGGCTGCACGATGCCCAGCAGCGCGTTGAGGTTCGCGCCGTCCATGTAGATGAGGCCGTCCACGCCGTGGATGATGGCGGCGATCTCTTCGATCTGGTCTTCGAACAGGCCCAGGGTGTTGGGATTGGTGAGCATGAAACCGGCTATGCTGTCGTCCACGATGCTTTTCAGATGCTCCAGGTCGCAGCGTCCGCGGGCGTCGGATTTCAGTTCCACCACGTCGTAACCCACCAGGGAACAGGTGGCTGGGTTGGTGCCGTGCGCGGAATCCGGGATGATGATCCTGGTCTTGTGGTGGTTTCCCTTGGCCTGGTGGTAGGCTGCGATCACCTTGATGCCGGTGAATTCGCCCTGGGCCCCGGCCACCGGTTGCAGCGTCACCTGGTGCATGCCGGAGATCTCGGCCAGATCTTTCTGAAGCTCGTACAGGATCTCCAGCGAGCCTTGCAGCGTGGATTGGGGTTGGCAGGGATGGATGTTGTTGAAGCAGGAATGGCGTACCAGGGCTTCGTGGACCTTGGGGTTGTATTTCATGGTGCAGCTGCCCAGCGGATAGAGGCCTTTTTCGATGAAATGGTTGCGGTGCGAAAGCTTGATGTAGTGGCGCATTACGTCCATTTCGCTTACCTGGGGCAGGCGGGGCGCCGATTCGCGCAGATATTCGGGGGCGATGAGCTCCCGCACTTCCGTGTTCAGTTCGCGCCGCGGCAGGGTAACCCCGCGGCGGCCGGCAACGCTGTGTTCAAATATGGTCTTACTCATAATTCAGCTCCCGCAGGGTCTCGATGTAGTCGTCGATCTCGGCCAGCGTTTTCTTTTCCGTAACGGCGATCAGCAGCCGGTGATCGCTTTGGCTGAAGGTGGCCAGGTCCACCCCGGCATAGATGCCGTGGTTCAGCAGATCGGCGATCACCTGCCTCGCTGGCACGGGGCAGTTCACCGCGAATTCCTTGAAGAAGGGAACTTCAGGCCAAACGAGGGAGAATCCCGGCACGGAGGCGATCTTTTGGGCCATGTAGTGGGCCAGTTGGGTGGATTGGGTGGCAACTTCAGCCAGCCCGTCGCTTCCCAGCAGGCTCAGGTAAACCGTTGCCGCCAGGGTGCAGAGCGATTGGTTGGAGCAGATGTTCGAAGTGGCCTTGGCGCGGCGGATGTG is a window from the Candidatus Cloacimonadota bacterium genome containing:
- the lpxA gene encoding acyl-ACP--UDP-N-acetylglucosamine O-acyltransferase, translating into MSSIHPTAIIHPGAEIGADCEIGPHCQIGPEAILGRGNILHSHVIVMGQARIGDENQIFPYAVIGTDPQDLKYSGDMTGLSIGHRNVIREFVTINRSNNPEELTRVGDDNLLMEYVHVAHNCQVGSGCVIANTVQLAGHLVIGDFASIGGLTAVHQFVHIGTHAFVGGASAVKKDIAPYTRGMGNPYKTAGLNSVGLLRKGYSSESLAAIKQIYRVFYRQGLNVSQALELVGSWPSLTPEQQIFVNFVRSSERGLSS
- a CDS encoding OmpH family outer membrane protein, producing MKKTLILLISLGLVSLGFAAEIKLGYVNTDRLLLESNEAAEISRLFNLDKQNWTNQVKQLDDEIKQMERNFEIDKLTKTEAAKRDAQTRIDAKKAEAGRLLEEYFGEGGKAEQRYRELIDPLTLKIHNLIMKTAEDEKYTMIFDVSMGMVLYALPALDLTEQILLELNKDTLAPTDGGLLQNEVEPEDPFKTEEPKQEDFPEFKP
- a CDS encoding bifunctional UDP-3-O-[3-hydroxymyristoyl] N-acetylglucosamine deacetylase/3-hydroxyacyl-ACP dehydratase codes for the protein MAEFKHTIRSEVTYSGIGLHSGEISTIRFQPAGKDEGIVFIRTDLPAKPEIPADIDHVVDISRGTTIGLNGVTVGTIEHVLAAIKGLMIDNIRIEIDGPEVPVGDGSPLVFVTLLKEAGYEEQDSERVYFEFDEAISYSCPEENVDVVVVPSNELKVTFMIDYKHPHLNTQYTFLPNLRHFERDFAGARTFCFINEILQLKEQGLIKGGSLDNALVIAEPDMSAAELEHLREVFAYHVPITVSPAGILNSHPLRYQNEFVRHKVVDLIGDMALLGMPIRGHILAARSGHKTNVELVKKLRQIQLKQDLKKKYQKDHSKDLVFDVNAIMSIIPHRYPFLLVDRIIDLKPGEAITGIKNVTINEPFFQGHFPGHPIMPGVLIVEGMAQTGGIILLRQMDDPSQWVAYFASIDNVKFRRPVLPGDTLRYELKVISLKRSLSKMHGDAYVGDEKVAEGDFLALLQKKGS
- the lpxD gene encoding UDP-3-O-(3-hydroxymyristoyl)glucosamine N-acyltransferase, encoding MRKFASALSGAEIQAICGGEYRGSDKLQAASVADPAEAAADSVVYCEQPRFFQTVRDSQAGLIICAPDQAPQLPGRNLLLHPRPGLAMLKLLSWWLESSAEKPPPGIHPTAVVCPGAEIGADAHIGAFCVLGPNCRIGTGAVIEAHCAIGPQTTVGQNTWLYPRVTLYPRSVIGADCIIHSGAVIGADGFGFVLEDGVQQKIPQVGNVVIGDRVEIGANTAVDRGTLGPTSIGEGTKIDNLVQIGHNCRIGKHCILCAQVGLAGSTVLGDHVYMAGKSGSAGHLSIGDRAMVGAQGGVTHDLPADGLYWGTPAIDANIYKRILALQRKLPEIYGHYRKQIKNDED
- the gcvPB gene encoding aminomethyl-transferring glycine dehydrogenase subunit GcvPB, with translation MSKTIFEHSVAGRRGVTLPRRELNTEVRELIAPEYLRESAPRLPQVSEMDVMRHYIKLSHRNHFIEKGLYPLGSCTMKYNPKVHEALVRHSCFNNIHPCQPQSTLQGSLEILYELQKDLAEISGMHQVTLQPVAGAQGEFTGIKVIAAYHQAKGNHHKTRIIIPDSAHGTNPATCSLVGYDVVELKSDARGRCDLEHLKSIVDDSIAGFMLTNPNTLGLFEDQIEEIAAIIHGVDGLIYMDGANLNALLGIVQPGKIGFDVMHFNLHKTFATPHGGGGPGSGPVGVVEKLAPYLPVPLIGKNDDGYFLDYSHTATSIGKVHTCYGNFAVLLRAYIYIKMLGAEGLKRVAENAVINANYLMALLKDHYHIQHTEPCMHEFVADSLWQKKEFGVSTLDIAKRLLDKGFHAPTVYFPLIVPEAMMIEPTETESKESLDAFAAAMLEIAQECRENPELLHDAPLTTPVRRVDDVRAVKFLDVAFSPGE